Within Streptomyces antibioticus, the genomic segment CCGCGTGAAGGTCTACGAGGCCATCGTCAAGGGCGAGAACATCCCCGAGCCCGGCATCCCCGAGTCCTTCAAGGTGCTCATCAAGGAGATGCAGTCTCTCTGCCTGAACGTGGAGGTGCTGTCCAGCGACGGTATGTCCATCGAGATGCGTGACACCGACGAGGACGTCTTCCGCGCGGCGGAGGAGCTCGGCATCGACCTGTCCCGGCGCGAGCCGAGCAGCGTCGAAGAGGTCTGACGGGAGTTCGGCGGGCCTTGAGCGATCAAGGCCCGCCGGCCCCGGGACCCCCGTTTCAGACCCCAAGACTTACAACCCTGAGAGGGATTGACGCATAGTGCTCGACGTCAACTTCTTCGACGAGCTCCGGATCGGCCTGGCCACCGCGGACGACATCCGTCAGTGGAGCCACGGCGAGGTCAAGAAGCCCGAGACGATCAACTACCGCACGCTCAAGCCCGAAAAGGACGGACTCTTCTGCGAGAAGATCTTCGGTCCGACCCGGGACTGGGAGTGCTACTGCGGCAAGTACAAGCGCGTCCGCTTCAAGGGCATCATCTGTGAGCGCTGCGGCGTCGAGGTGACCCGCGCCAAGGTGCGCCGTGAGCGGATGGGCCACATCGAACTGGCCGCCCCCGTCACCCACATCTGGTACTTCAAGGGCGTCCCCAGCCGGCTGGGCTACCTGCTCGACCTGGCTCCCAAGGACCTCGAGAAGGTCATCTACTTCGCGGCGTACATGATCACGTACGTCGACGAGGAGCGCCGTACGCGTGACCTGCCCTCCCTGGAGGCGCACGTCTCCGTCGAGCGGCAGCAGATCGAGAACCGCCGGGACGCCGACCTGGAGGCCCGCGCCAAGAAGCTCGAGACCGACCTGGCCGAGCTCGAGGCCGAGGGTGCCAAGGCCGATGTCCGCCGCAAGGTGCGCGAAGGCGCCGAGCGGGAGATGAAGCAGCTCCGTGACCGCGCCCAGCGCGAGATCGACCGCCTCGACGAGGTGTGGACCCGCTTCAAGAACCTCAAGGTCCAGGACCTGGAGGGCGACGAGCTGCTCTACCGCGAGCTGCGCGACCGCTTCGGCACGTACTTCGACGGTTCGATGGGTGCCGCGGCGCTGCAGAAGCGCCTGGAGTCCTTCGACCTCGACGAGGAGGCCGAGAAGCTCCGGGAGATCATCCGTACCGGCAAGGGCCAGAAGAAGACCCGTGCGCTCAAGCGCCTCAAGGTCGTCTCCGCGTTCCTGCAGACCAGCAACAGCCCCAAGGGCATGGTGCTGGACTGCGTGCCGGTCATCCCGCCGGACCTGCGTCCGATGGTGCAGCTCGACGGTGGCCGCTTCGCGACCTCCGACCTGAACGACCTGTACCGCCGCGTCATCAACCGCAACAACCGCCTGAAGCGGCTTCTCGACCTCGGCGCGCCCGAGATCATCGTGAACAACGAGAAGCGCATGCTCCAGGAGGCCGTGGACGCGCTCTTCGACAACGGCCGCCGCGGCCGCCCGGTGACGGGCCCCGGCAACCGTCCGCTGAAGTCGCTGTCCGACATGCTCAAGGGCAAGCAGGGCCGCTTCCGTCAGAACCTGCTCGGCAAGCGTGTGGACTACTCCGCGCGTTCCGTGATCGTCGTCGGTCCGCAGCTCAAGCTGCACCAGTGCGGTCTGCCGAAGGCGATGGCGCTGGAGCTGTTCAAGCCGTTCGTGATGAAGCGGCTCGTGGACCTCAACCACGCGCAGAACATCAAGAGCGCCAAGCGCATGGTGGAGCGCGGCCGCACCGTCGTGTACGACGTCCTCGAAGAGGTCATCGCCGAGCACCCGGTGCTGCTGAACCGTGCGCCCACCCTGCACCGCCTCGGCATCCAGGCCTTCGAGCCGCAGCTCGTCGAGGGCAAGGCCATCCAGATCCACCCGCTCGTCTGCACCGCGTTCAACGCGGACTTCGACGGTGACCAGATGGCCGTGCACCTGCCGCTGTCCGCGGAGGCGCAGGCCGAGGCCCGCATCCTGATGCTGTCCTCGAACAACATCCTCAAGCCCGCCGACGGTCGTCCGGTGACGATGCCGACCCAGGACATGGTCCTCGGTCTGTTCTTCCTCACCACCGACGGCGAGCTGCGTGACACCAAGGGCGAGGGCCGGTCCTTCGGCTCCACGGCCGAGGCGATCATGGCGTTCGACGCCGGTGAGCTGGCCCTTCAGTCGGCGATCGACATCCGCTTCCCGGTGGGTACCATCCCGCCGCGCGGCTGGACCCCGCCGGCGCGTGAGGAGGGTGAGCCGGAGTGGCAGCAGGGTGACAGCTTCCGTCTGAAGACCACGCTCGGCCGTGCGCTCTTCAACGAGCTGCTGCCCGAGGACTACCCGTTCGTCGACTACTCGGTGGGCAAGAAGCAGCTCTCCGAGATCGTCAACGACCTGGCCGAGCGCTACCCCAAGGTCATCGTGGCGGCGACGCTCGACAACCTGAAGGCGTCCGGCTTCTTCTGGGCGACCCGTTCCGGTGTCACCGTGGCCATCTCCGACGTCGTCGTTCCCGAGGCGAAGAAGGAGATCGTCCGCGGCTACGAGGCGCAGGACGAGAAGGTCCAGAAGCAGTACGAGCGCGGTCTGATCACCAAGGAAGAGCGCACGCAGGAGCTCATCGCGATCTGGACCAAGGCGACCAACGAGGTCGCCGAGGCGATGAACGAGAACTTCCCCAAGACGAACCCCATCTTCATGATGGTTGACTCGGGTGCCCGAGGAAACATGATGCAGATGCGGCAGATCGCCGGTATGCGTGGTCTGGTGTCGAACGCGAAGAACGAGACCATCCCGCGTCCGATCAAGGCGTCCTTCCGTGAGGGCCTCTCCGTGCTGGAGTACTTCATCTCCACGCACGGTGCCCGTAAGGGTCTGGCGGACACCGCCCTGCGTACCGCCGACTCGGGTTACCTCACCCGTCGTCTGGTGGACGTCTCGCAGGACGTCATCATCCGCGAGGAGGACTGCGGCACCGAGCGCGGTCTCAAGCTGGCCATCGCCGAGCGCGACGAGGCCGGTGTGCTGCGCAAGGCCGACAACGCCGAGACGTCCGTGTACGCGCGCTGCCTCGCCGAGGACATCGTCGTGGACGGCAAGGTGCTCGCTCCGGCGGGCGTCGACCTCGGTGACGTGCTCATCGACCAGCTCGTCGCGGCCGGTGTCGAGGAGGTCAAGACCCGCTCGGTCCTGACCTGCGAGTCCCAGGTCGGCACCTGCGCCATGTGCTACGGCCGTTCGCTGGCCACCGGCAAGCTGGTCGACATCGGTGAGGCGGTCGGCATCATCGCCGCCCAGTCCATCGGTGAGCCCGGTACCCAGCTCACGATGCGTACCTTCCACACCGGTGGTGTGGCCGGTGACGACATCACCCAGGGTCTGCCGCGTGTCGTCGAGCTCTTCGAGGCCCGTACCCCGAAGGGTGTCGCCCCGATCTCCGAGGCCCAGGGCCGCGTGCGGATCGAGGAGACCGAGAAGACCAAGAAGATCGTCATCACGCCGGACGACGGCAGCGACGAGACGGCGTTCCCGATCTCGAAGCGTGCCCGTCTCCTGGTCAGCGAGGGCGAGCACGTCGAGGTGGGCCAGAAGCTCACCGTGGGTGCCACCAACCCGCACGACGTGCTGCGCATCCTGGGTCAGCGTGCCGTCCAGGTCCACCTGGTCGGCGAGGTCCAGAAGGTGTACAACTCGCAGGGTGTGTCGATCCACGACAAGCACATCGAGATCATCATCCGGCAGATGCTGCGCCGGGTGACGATCATCGAGTCGGGCGACGCCGAGCTGCTGCCCGGCGAGCTGGTCGAGCGCTCGAAGTTCGAGGTCGAGAACCGTCGTGTGGTCCAGGAGGGCGGTCACCCGGCCTCCGGTCGTCCGCAGCTCATGGGTATCACCAAGGCCTCGCTGGCGACGGAGTCCTGGCTGTCGGCCGCCTCCTTCCAGGAGACGACCCGAGTGCTGACGGACGCGGCGATCAACGCCAAGTCCGACAGCCTCATCGGCCTCAAGGAGAACGTCATCATCGGTAAGCTCATCCCGGCCGGTACGGGTCTGTCCCGCTACCGCAACATCCGGGTGGAGCCGACCGAGGAGGCCAAGGCCGCGATGTACTCGGCCGTCGGCTACGACGACATCGACTACTCGCCGTTCGGCACGGGCTCCGGCCAGGCCGTTCCGCTGGAGGACTACGACTACGGTCCGTACAACCAGTGAGGCGTCCGTCGAGGCGCCGAGCGGGCTGAGCCACTGAGCACCGCGCGCTGAGGCACAGGAGGGCGGTCACCCGATGGGGGTGACCGCCCTTCGGCGCGCGCGGGGCCGTGGCGACGCTCCACCGGGGCCGAGAGCGCCGTGGGACGGGTCACGGGATGCCCCGGGAACCATCGCGCGACGCCCGGCGTAGGAGAACAATGAAGGCATTCGCGTTCAGCGGGGGAGGTGTCCATGTCGTATCCGTCGCCGTGGCAGGGGCAGAGCGGTCCGCCGATGCTGGCCGCACACGCGGACCGCGAGCGCGCCGTCGATGTGCTCAGAGCGGGTTTCGCCGAGGGACGCCTGCTGCAGACCGAGTTCGAGCGCCGCGTCCAGCGGGCCTACGAGGCGCGGACCGTGGCCGAGCTGTCCCTGCTCGTCGCGGACCTGCCGCAGGGCCCGTCCGCCGTCCAGCAGCAGAACATCCCGCAGGTGATGGCGTACGGCCCGCCCGTGCCCCGCACCTTCCTCCCGGCCCCGCCGCCCACCAACGGCAAGGCGGTGGGCGCCATGATCTGCGGTGTCCTCACCACCATGACCCTCGGCGTCACCGGCATCCCGGCGGTGATCCTCGGGCACACGGCCCGCGGTGAGATCCGCCGCACCGGCGAGGGCGGCGACGGCCTCGCGATGGCCGGGCTCGTCCTCGGCTGGATCTCGGTGGTCGGCTGGGCCTTCTTTCTGGCGATCATGTTCCTGGCGGTCGCCTCGGGCTCCTGAGCGCGACGGCGGGCCCGGCCCAGGGAGCGGCCGGG encodes:
- a CDS encoding DUF1707 and DUF4190 domain-containing protein, producing the protein MSYPSPWQGQSGPPMLAAHADRERAVDVLRAGFAEGRLLQTEFERRVQRAYEARTVAELSLLVADLPQGPSAVQQQNIPQVMAYGPPVPRTFLPAPPPTNGKAVGAMICGVLTTMTLGVTGIPAVILGHTARGEIRRTGEGGDGLAMAGLVLGWISVVGWAFFLAIMFLAVASGS
- a CDS encoding DNA-directed RNA polymerase subunit beta'; amino-acid sequence: MLDVNFFDELRIGLATADDIRQWSHGEVKKPETINYRTLKPEKDGLFCEKIFGPTRDWECYCGKYKRVRFKGIICERCGVEVTRAKVRRERMGHIELAAPVTHIWYFKGVPSRLGYLLDLAPKDLEKVIYFAAYMITYVDEERRTRDLPSLEAHVSVERQQIENRRDADLEARAKKLETDLAELEAEGAKADVRRKVREGAEREMKQLRDRAQREIDRLDEVWTRFKNLKVQDLEGDELLYRELRDRFGTYFDGSMGAAALQKRLESFDLDEEAEKLREIIRTGKGQKKTRALKRLKVVSAFLQTSNSPKGMVLDCVPVIPPDLRPMVQLDGGRFATSDLNDLYRRVINRNNRLKRLLDLGAPEIIVNNEKRMLQEAVDALFDNGRRGRPVTGPGNRPLKSLSDMLKGKQGRFRQNLLGKRVDYSARSVIVVGPQLKLHQCGLPKAMALELFKPFVMKRLVDLNHAQNIKSAKRMVERGRTVVYDVLEEVIAEHPVLLNRAPTLHRLGIQAFEPQLVEGKAIQIHPLVCTAFNADFDGDQMAVHLPLSAEAQAEARILMLSSNNILKPADGRPVTMPTQDMVLGLFFLTTDGELRDTKGEGRSFGSTAEAIMAFDAGELALQSAIDIRFPVGTIPPRGWTPPAREEGEPEWQQGDSFRLKTTLGRALFNELLPEDYPFVDYSVGKKQLSEIVNDLAERYPKVIVAATLDNLKASGFFWATRSGVTVAISDVVVPEAKKEIVRGYEAQDEKVQKQYERGLITKEERTQELIAIWTKATNEVAEAMNENFPKTNPIFMMVDSGARGNMMQMRQIAGMRGLVSNAKNETIPRPIKASFREGLSVLEYFISTHGARKGLADTALRTADSGYLTRRLVDVSQDVIIREEDCGTERGLKLAIAERDEAGVLRKADNAETSVYARCLAEDIVVDGKVLAPAGVDLGDVLIDQLVAAGVEEVKTRSVLTCESQVGTCAMCYGRSLATGKLVDIGEAVGIIAAQSIGEPGTQLTMRTFHTGGVAGDDITQGLPRVVELFEARTPKGVAPISEAQGRVRIEETEKTKKIVITPDDGSDETAFPISKRARLLVSEGEHVEVGQKLTVGATNPHDVLRILGQRAVQVHLVGEVQKVYNSQGVSIHDKHIEIIIRQMLRRVTIIESGDAELLPGELVERSKFEVENRRVVQEGGHPASGRPQLMGITKASLATESWLSAASFQETTRVLTDAAINAKSDSLIGLKENVIIGKLIPAGTGLSRYRNIRVEPTEEAKAAMYSAVGYDDIDYSPFGTGSGQAVPLEDYDYGPYNQ